Below is a window of Rattus norvegicus strain BN/NHsdMcwi chromosome 5, GRCr8, whole genome shotgun sequence DNA.
AGAATTCCTGCAAAGCTTCAGAAGTCTGCAGGACTGTTGACAAGAGACAGTCCATGACTAAGATGAATTTTTAGCATATTCACTCTGTTTTTGGGTCCAAAATATATGAAATCCTGAATGGGTAAAGCATGCTAGTTAGAGGCGTCTAAGCTGCTGTTGACCACGGTGAAGCTGCTCTTCCTGCAGAGCAAagaccccccacccacccacaaccCCATGCAAGTGAGCACAGCACACACCTCAAAGAGCTGCTCCTTGAGACAAAGCAGGAAGCTTAAGGTTCTGGTGAGCATTAAAACTACAGCTTGTCAAAGTGGAGAGATTCCTGCCCACGACCTCCCACCACTCCATGCAAAGAGTGAAGATGAAGAAACTTCACTGCTCCCTCTCACATCTGTCAACAGGGAGGACGGAACTGCACTTGAAGCTACTTAGAAGTAAACAGTGAACCAAGCACACACTTATGCTAGCGTAGCCGTGACCACATGTGAATTAAAGGAACACAGTTCACAAACTGATACACAGCGACCCAGTTCTCATCATCACAGTAATCAACGCCACCCGCATTATACTGAAATGGTTAATATCCAGTTTTTATCACCACTAATAGCTATTACCCTACCTTAAATACTTAGATTTCAAACTAAAAGTTTAGTGAGCAAAACAATGCACTACTAATATTAAGGTTCCCAAATTACAATTAAGCAGAAAGGAAAAGTCCGACCATGAGATAAACTTTCCTTCTATCTACTCCATGCCTACTCTTTATCTGGATGTAGAAGTATGTGGCCTGCAATCCGGCCTGCGGTGCTAATAATTCCTATTAGAAAGGCAAAGCAGTCAGTATTTGAACAAATCTCTTTCATCACCAAAGGCCTGATAAGCCCGTCCTCAACTCTACAGACTTCAAATTTCCAGAGCACCGTGTTCTGTCAAGCACTGGGACTGTAAAGCTCATGCTGCCCTGAGATCCAGAGAGATAAACCACCAAATGCAAGATGTGAGggccaagaaaacacaaccacccCTCATGCTGCTTTAGTGGAGTCACGTGCACACGTTTCAGCTATCAGTGCAAGCCAAGCACACCGAACTGGCCAAGACACAAGCTAGTTTGTGCCAACTCAAGATTAAGAATTCTTTTCATTGACAGGTTCTTTGTTCCATCGTTGAACTTAAAGCTAGTATAAAGTACTTCTATGTAAAACATTCTAAGGAGTCCAACCATAAGATAATACACCCTTAAAGATTGAAATGTATCTACCTCGTTAGTGTTCCAGCGGTGCCTCTCTTTGGGTAAACTTGAACATTTCGGCAGACATTCAAGCAGCTTTTTCGGTAAAAAGATTTTTACATGACTACTATTGCTGTTCCCATGATCAtctataaagaagaaaacaatacattcagagaaagaaagagaaagcctcCTTTTACACTGACAAGGTCAGAAGCAACGGCTCTGTTGGGGCTGAGACCAAGGGCACAGAAGGCCTCTACTCCTCTAAGTTCCTCATCCACACTCTTGGATGGACAGCAGCAGTCAGCTGCCTGTAAGGCTCAGAAACACACTGAGCTTTAGCCATCACAAGCGAGCAGATGGGAAGGACCCCAACAGCTCCCAGAACCAGAATGATACTTTAAAGGCTCTTCCagtctgtcaaaaaaaaaaaaaaaaaaaccctcaaaagtACAAAATGACTTAACCTCACAAAACCCAGAAACTATGCTTGCTAACCAAGTTTAAAGTTTCATGGTTTTGAAGTTCAAAGAAATATAATTACATGTGACTTTAATTCACAAACTAAATGTTTCTTAGTCCTCTAGAATACAAATCAGATTTACCTTTTCTAAAGGAGATCACAAACTCTCCTAAAGAATTTAAGCCTGTAGTTGACTAACAGGTAATACTCTCAGCTCCACCTAAAACTCCATCACCTGAAGTTGATTCCCATGTACACATCTGCAGAATTAATGCAGTTCATCAAATGTAGCTCCTTCAAGTTGAGTCAGAGAATTCACTGCATTAGACTAGACAGCAGGCCCGACTACCTGATGCTTCCTTCTCAGATCCTCTCTTCACATAGCATTTGCCTCCATCATTCATCTACACATCACTTACTTTTCCACTCCTGAGAAGCAATCTCTTCCCAACCCCTTCCCTGCCTCCAAAGTCATTGCCAATTGTGGCAAATGCCAGTCAGTTGCAAATTGCCCACTCCAATTTGTTATGCTAACTGAAATCTCCAGGCTACACCTAAGGGGCCATACAGTGAGTCCTGGGGACTGCTTAGCACAACCTTCTCAGGCTGCTCCAGTCTTGGGCTCATCAGCATTCATGACATCAGTAAGACAGTAAGAACACACACCCCCGCCCCCGAGTCTGAAGCCCATACCTGTGCAGGTTCTgcttccctctgtgtgtgtgaccttAGGTAAGTTACTTAGTATCTCTAGGTTTCCCACGGCACCCATCAGGGAAGTAGGGATCTTTCTCTCTCCAGTGCCAGTTTCTGTAAAATTCAGGGCCCTTCAGCAGCAGTTTGCCTTACAAACCAGCACCCCACAGGTCTCCAGGCACCGTCTAATGATACGAACAGTGAAATATGCCACTCATCTATCCAGTTATCTCTGCGCTTCTACTTAAAACTgtcttttgggggctggagagatggctcagtggttaagagcactgactgctcttctagaggtcctgagttcaattcccagcaaccacatggtggctcacaaccatctgtgatgggatctgatgccctcttctggtgtgtctgacagcgacagtgtgctcttacataataaataaataaatcttaaaactgtCTTTTGAGGggtaaataaaacaacaacaaaacttttcTAAGTTCACAATATTTTTTCCCAAACATTTCTCCTCTGATTAGCATGTTTCTTCTTCTCATGGATAAGGTCAGAAGAAATAAATACTGAGCACGAGATTAGTCTGGGAAAATGTGCTCCATCATACAGAAGGTTTTATAGGAATTAACTTGAGGGTCAACCTACTAACTCTTTTTTGGCCCATGACATACACAGCCAACTGAACTGTAACACAACTGTGTGTCTGTAGCAGTAAAAACTTACGAAACTCTTCTTAGGAGATCTAAGATTAATTCTGAATtaagattaaatttaaaaatattgcttAAAACAGAGAGGAAACCAACTAATAGAAAGATGGTAGGATTTTCCTATTAATTGCTAACTGTGAAACCTTTGAAGTCTCGGGTGTTCATGCATGTTCCCTACACTTCATCAGGGAGGGATCTGGGCCATCAGACTTTAAAAGCACATGAGGCAGAATCACAGGAGCCTTTGCCTTCCTGTTCTCTACCCCAAGGTGgtctcagtctctcttttaaaaacaaaacaaaactgtgaagCACAAAGTCTTGAACGTAGAGGGGAAAGTTTAAAATCTATATTCTATTCAGTATCTATGAGCCTCTACATGAAAACAGCGCTAGAACAGTACTGAGTCGATGCAGAGTGTGCCTTGTGCATGGACAGCCACCGCCCTGAGAAGCTACTTAAAGCAGAACAGAAGAGAAACTCGAGTTCCCATTTCCATTTGTGGTCACAACCAAGGCTCAATTTCTGTCCCTTTAGCCTCTAACATGACTGCAAGCAgtaaggggggagggggggcaaAGACAGGGACAGAATGTTGAATGCACATGGGTATGAGACGGGCTGTCAAATGAGCATGTGAGAATGTTGAGTGTGTAAGAGAAtggtaagtgtgtgtggtgtgtgcgagGAAATGCTGAGTGTATGTGTAAGCATCTATGTGAGAGAatgttggatgtgtgtgtgtgtgtatgaggggaaatgctgagtatgtgtgagagtcTGTGTGAGAGAATGTTGAATATCTAAGCAgtgatggcatgtgcctttagtcccagcactagggaagcagaagcaggtggatctctgtgatttttgaggcagcctagtctacagagggagttccaggagatccaggaatacacacagaaaccctgtcattcataaataaataaataaataaataaataaataaataaataaataaataaataaataaatacagaggtagcttggaggctggagagatggatcaccAGTTACAAGAACTGGCTACTCtctcagaggatccaggttcaattcccaggatccacatggccGTTCACAAAGGTCCATTAACTCCAATTCctagggatctgacaccttcaaacggacatacatgtagacaaaacaccaaaattaaaaaataaattaaaggggctggggatttagctcagtggtagagcgcttacctaggaagcgcaaggccctgggttcggtccccagctccgaaaaaaagaaccaaaaaaataaataaataaataaaataaattaattaattaattaaatatgtaAAAGAAGAACATTGAGTGTGAGACAGAGCATGTTaatttgtatgagtgtgtatgagagaatgttgagtgagtgagtgtgtgtgtgtatgtgtgtgtgtgtgtgtgtgtgtgtgtgtgtgtgtgtgttcgttcctGTTCCTCAATAGTGAGGCTGCTTGAGGAGAAGCTCCAGGCAGGACTCCACTCTAGTACTggttgagagagggagaggaaatcgCAATGCGGTGAGCCGTCACAATCCACCAGAGCTCTCGACAGGACTGTGCAGCCAGGGTTGCAGGATAGAATGGCAGGTCCCCTTGCTGTGCTTTTAAACTGCACCGTTCCCAGAGTTCAGGTTCATGCTGGACATAGGCCAGGTGCTTTTAGGAACTGTAATGATGGGTAAATAACCCCTCCCAGCTTATGAAAACATAAGTTCAATACTGGGCAGAGTTGGAACTCAGAAGGCATGCTGCTAATAAACTCATACTTCATTGTTTAGCATGGGGGTAGACTGTGTGCCTAAAAGCACAGGGTTCTGGGTTCAGGCCCCAGCACTAGGGGAAAATAATCCAACTTCAGTGCTTCTGGTTAAACTATGGCAAttcaaaaaaaatctttaaaaaaactgtTCACATAGTAATATTGCATGAAAATATAATCTTAATTAAAAGCTACTGTTTAATGTTTTTACAGCAGCTGTAAATGATTAAATAACAGACCATATGTGCTAGTTTTGAAATCCCAGCATCTTAACAGTAAAACTAAGGTATAAACTGGTTTCAACTGTACCGCCATATTCAACCCAAACAGTCAAACTCTGACACTACAAAGTGAAAGTATCCAGTAAACGACAGGCAAGCACTCCATTATTGTTATCTAGCAAAAACGCATGATACATGACTTCACAATATAACTTCCTAACCTGCTTCACAATAAAAATGTAACCAGTGGGGCTCTTGAAATTGACAGATGATATGCTTGGCTGACAGCTATAATTCTAGAGAATGAACCATCCTTTCTAGTCAACcttcaaatattttctaaatgatAATTTTAGATTCGTAGTGCAATTTAACTAAATCTTTCTAAAATGTACAAAAAAATGTTCACTCAGCTAACTGAATTCTAACCTTGAGTTTGGTTCTGAAAATTGAGATTCACATTGCCAAATCTACTCAAATCCAGATAAACGCATTTGGCCTGTTTCTAGGGTGCTCTGACCTCTGCAAGCTAAGTCATAAATATATTAACTAGATGAGCCTGCTAATGATACCATTGCCTTCCATTTAGAACAGAAGAGGGCAGTTTGGGGTCTGCAGTGAACAGCACACATTCCCTGTTGCAGCAGCAATTCCAACTCTTACAGGGCACGCGATCAAGAGTGTGGAGAGGAGACTTAACAGAGCTCTACacgtctctgtctgcctctcattactaTGTGCTTAAATGTAATCAGTGGGATCAGAACTGGCTCAGGGAAACAAGCACACACTGGTGCAGTGCAGGAGACACAGTACCCACAGCAACGCAATGCCATGACTAACCTGAGCCCTCCCGGCTCCTGTCACACCGACAGGAGCTAAGCCCTAACTGCCTGTGAGTGCTGGTCCAGCGGGTGCAACTAGGAAGCAAATGAAACCCATCTGTAATTCTCCAAAAGGAGTCTTCATGGTTAAAAAGTAGCTAGTAAATTACTAGTGTTGTTATTTTACcacctctctttcccctcttcacAGAGGTGTGAGTACTACTCTCCCCCTTTCTAGTCTTAAGTAGCCCAGAGTTACTGTTTTCTCCCCAATCATGTTACTGTGTCCCTGGTCCAGAAGCCAGGTTCAGCAAACTCCTATTCACAGTACAACTGGATTTCAATATAAATTATGGGGCAGAAACAGTCAAAGCAGAGGCGTGGACGGCTTGCGTGAGTGACGCCTAGGCTCTGGGGCACTCTCCTGTCCTTCGTTTCATGCAGCTCCAACTTTAGCAACAGGTGATCAGGTTCTGTGACTGAACGGGAGGCAGCCATTGCTGGCGGCCCACAGAAACATGCCAGGCACCAGTCTCTCTTGTTTAATGACCTGAGAAGAGTGGCACATCAGTCACCCCCACTCTGCAGGTAAGGAATTGGAGGGTTCTGACCAATTCGGCCAGGACCCACTGTTAGGAGTAGCTCAACTGGGATTCAAAGACTCCTCTTTGGCTCCTGCACAACAGCACCTCGCCCTACCCTGCATCATTCAGTACTGGACTGCAattacagaagtgtgtgtgtgtgtgtgtgtgtgtgtgtgtgtgtgtgtgtgtgtgtactggactGCAattacagaagtgtgtgtgtgtgtgtgtgtgtgtacaccagcACTTGAGGGGCTGTGACCTGTCTGTGTGACTGAATCCATTGCTTTAAATCCTCACAGAAAGCTCATGAGCTGAACACGGTTTATGTTGCCTAAAAGGACCAAGTAACTCATCTAAGATCACACAACAGCAAAAGGCAGAAGCCCAGGACCTCTTCCTGGTCCGGGCTGTCTTGCACTTGAAGGAGTTACTCTGGCTGCCAGACCCACCCATGCCTGAAAGTCAAAAGCTTTTCAAATCCTACCTTCTATAGGTGGCACGGTGTTGAGAACACAGTAGGTGCTAGTTCCGCAGAATACACTTTGGGAAACGCTctaaggaaacagaaaataaaatgtaaaactaatCTTTGAAAGAGACATATTCTGGCTCTTCTGTGATATTCCTACCAAAGATGCAAAACCTGGATCTAACCATGAGGTAACACCAGATAAATCCAAATAATGGGCATTCCACAAAATGCCTGGCCTAGGATCTTTCAAATCAAGGTTTCACAAGTGAGACAGAGCCACTGAGAGCCACTGGCAGCCATCTGTGACCCAGAGAATGAAGAGGCTACTAAACGTGCCCCAGATTCTGGCTGGACTGTTTTTCACAGTGGTCAAAGTGAAATAGGGGTAGGATGTTAGCAATGTCTCAATGCTCATTTCCAGGTTGTGGCTGCTGCAGTTAGGAATCGAAATGTCCTTATTTGtgagacacacacatcacagcaTTGGGAGTGGTTGAAGGCACTAGCATCTAGTCTGCAAATGGTTCTGAAGCAAGAGCACTTTGCACTGGAGGCTGAAGACATAGGAAAACACACATTgtctgtgtggttttttttttttttttttttggttctttttttcggagctggggaccgaacccagggccttgcgcttcctaggtaagcgctctacgtCTGTGTGGTTTTTAATAGAGTGCATATATAATGTGCACAGAATTAACATGTAAGAAGCAATGCCCACGGCACCCTCGTCCACAGTCCACATCAACATCACTAATCATGTCCCAGCAACGCACCCAATACCCAACTCACACAACAGACTCAGCTGAACAGCAAAGGGCATTGCATGGAGAAGCAAGAGGAGGGAGGCAGCAGACGTGGGCTCTACTGCCAAGTCACTCCACTCAAAGAAAGCTCAAGTTTGCACACAAAAACTGCATGtgaaaaaacttttaaaagggaaaaaaatagttGGGTCTCTCCGGTCAATTATTTTCAGTCCTTATTTGGCTGCAATACTAATTGAGATCTTAGATTATTCTCATATATTATAAAGCACATATTTTACACTTGGAGAAACAAAGTCTCAAGTTCAGCAGTCACCCACAGCATCTGTCTGTGAAGGACCGAGACTGTGGTTCCGTCACTCATTAGCTGTTCTTGAGAAGTGAGCAGGCCTAGAGAGGTGTCGTGTACCACAGACAGGAAGACGGCTCTCCTTCCTACGGTGGCCCTCCCTGCCCATCTTCTCCAAAGCAAGGAATTCCACTATCACACCACCTTTACAAGCACCACTCCCGCGACGTTAACGAGGATAATCTTTAACAATTTGAACGTTTTCTAAGAGCAAAGAAGTTGCCTGACTAAACGTGATTTCATGAatgttcccttcccctctctcttccagcTGTGCAGATCCAGAGTCTCGGCAGTAAACTCAACAGAGCTGCTCCATAACAACTCCTACACCCACCACAGCAGCTATCAGCTCAAGCTCTCTCTCCTCAGTGTCTGGAAGCCTCTTGTAGGACTTACTGTCCTTCTCCATTTGCTTTAGCCAATAGCAGTAACCTATGATGGCATCTGCAAACATCTAAATCCAAGCACCACCCTCCAAATTAAAACTATGGCCCACATTAGAACTGCCCAGCACACAACAGGGGATCACAAGGGAAACACGGGAGCAGTGAAGAAAGCAAGGCCCCATGGCCCCTCACATCTGCCAGCCTCAAGCAAGCATGCTAACCACACAGAGACAACTGTTTTCCATTCAAGGCTTAACATTTTCTATTACCAAAAACAATTAACATTGGTTTTAAGGGTAGCTACTACTCAGGACACCTTAGCAGTCCCCAGTCAAAGGTGTTTAAATCAGTAGTGTCTGGTGAGACACACTAACATACACAGCCTTACAATCTAGCTTCCAAGTCTGGTAGTAAAACATTGAAAGTGGCAACACAGAGTTCTGGCACTGAGTGTGACAGACAGAGCTCAGCCACGCCCCTGCACAGCACTGGCTTCAGAAGGTTCCCGGTTATTTAACAAAAGAGCATAACATGGAAGCAAAATCTTATCAATCTGAACCTCAAAACCTCCAGGCTCTCACAGCATAAGCCACGGCACAAGACAATGGGAACCACAGGAGGCAGCCACTCTCTACAACCAAGGATCTTCCACAGGCCCACACCTCTCTGCAACAGTGCAGTGGCTTGGCTAAGGGAAGGCACATGCCCGGCAGTGCAGGGAGCTGAGACTCAACAGTGAACAAAGACATCCTGCCTCCTCAAGGGGCATGTAGGGAGTAAGGCACACTGACCCTAAGTGGGGCGCTTTAAATCATCACGGTAAATGCACACTAATGTGAGAGTCCAGAGGAATGCACTCCAAGGCTTCTGAATGTGTAACTCTGGCGCATCTTTAAAAGAGTGCTCGACAACAACCATGGAGAACCTGAATCCCAACTTAACCAAAAGGCCAGTCAGTGTCAACTTGGGGAACTTTCAAATTCTGATGCTCAGGATCCAATCCTGACCGATGAGGACAGACACCTAGGACAGCCATCTCGCCATCCTTTTTGCAGGTTCACAAATAAACCCACAGCAGGAAATAAACACCTGTGTGACTTTGGGCAACCACTCACTCTGTTTCAAGTCAAATGGGAGGGTGATTTTGAATGTGACTTCTCCAAATTACCCTTCACACCTGTAATCTGTTAACACCCGACTTCTCGAGTCCACCAGAAATCCTCTAACAAGTCCCAGAGACATCAATGTCCAATCCACAGCCACACCTCGACCATCAGGAACCAGGTTTCCAACCTCAGAGATCAGAACTTAGAACTTAGGTCTCTGGTTCTGAAGCTCTTCAACTACCTTATTCTATGGACCAAAAACGTTTTCAAAACTAGGCCagaatatccaaaaacaaaattaagagaAACTACAGTAACTCTAACTCATTCCAGCACAGTGCTCGGTACCTGGTAAAGTACCCAAGCAGGCACTGCAGAGCTGTTTAAAATGCTGGCAGAAGCTACACGGTCCAGGTGAAGAGCAGGACTGAAAAGACTGTAATGAGAACACCAGAGAAAGCTGCGTGAGGGCTGACAGTTGTGGAAACGCAGAACTACGGACTCAGTAAGGAGGAACGGAGCAGGAACTCTCCCTCACTGTCTTTTCCCAGAGTCTAGGCCAGGATGTAATAATACACAGGCACTTTTGCCAGGTGGGCTCACATGGACACATTCATGAAACAAAACGCTCTAAGTGACTGAAGGCCTTGAGAGAGGAAAGCCCTCCACGTGAAGTCCTTGCAGTAAACACTGAGGATGTTAAAGCTAAGGGTCCACAAAGCTTCCAGATGGACAGACATGCTCACGCCCACATCCTGAAGGAACCAGGTCAGAAGAGGCTCCCTCCCCTGTTCTCACTCCACTGGTGAGAACTGACCACAAAGCCATTCCTAACTGCAGTAGAGAAAAGCCCGGAAAAGGAGGGTCAAGACCCACTGTCATCTCAGCATAATGCCACCAATAAACTGTATTTAACTGCAGAAGACATGCAATTAGTTGATATGTCTTCAACTAACCAAAAACACTACCTTTAATCCCTAGGTCACTCTGCATCTACAGCCAATCTAGTTGTTCTCTTCTCTGGTAAACATCTCTAACATACTCAAATCTGAGTGCATATCAAGGGCATCCTTGAAGGACGTTTGTCTAGCCTCTTCATTCCATTGTCTGTGCTTCATTCAAAGTCAGGTGTTTGTGGACTTTATAAATGAACACTATTTCCCAGAGTTCATGGAAAGGAAAGGGCAAAGCCCTGGGCTCTACTCAGGGCCCTGGTACACATCACAGCCACGTGCACTCTGGGTTCTCACGCATGGCTCTGAGGTGCTGTCCCTCAGCACCCCTGCTTCACACAGGAGCAGACCAGCAGCCAGGACTCTCTCTCACTCCAGCTAGGGTGTAGATAGTTTTTAGAACAAGTCATGTCTCTTTAGTCAAGAAACTGGACAAAATGAATTGTCACGGACACTAAGAGCCAATTTTTGGTTACAGTACAAGCCTGCTAAATAAGACAAGTGCAAGGTCTGTCAGAAGACACTTCATGAATCCAGGCTAATGACATCTGAGACTGAAGAATCGACACAAGACGCTTTATCCTTTTCCTGAACTACAAAAGGTCAGTGGGGGAGGAGGTCTGTATGTGGAACAGCACAAAAATACATTAAGCTATGTATCTCACCACCTTCCACAAACTCTGAAATATCCTAAGGGCTACGGCTCTACCATAACCCTCTCAACACCCCACAAGAACAGAGACAAAACCGAGGCAAATGCTTGCACCACAAGGGGCAAGTCTAGAAGGCAGTTCTTCCCTCCCAACaggcaaaaaacaacaacaacaacaacaacaacaacaacaacaacaacaacaacaacgagacACCAGCTGCTAAGGCAGCAAGAGAACTTAAGAGACCCTCCAAGAGAGCTGTGTCTACAGCTAAGTAAGTGTCTGGGACAAACCACGACAAAGCTGCAGAACTGCATTTAGAATGCACCCAGCCATgtggacagacagagaaacagagttgaTTCACCATGGCCAGAGATGTATGTAGGGTATAAAGTAATCCCAGAATTTTTGGAGGAACCTTTACAGATATGAATCATAATattgttataatttttataaGTTTAATTTTCCTAGGACACAGTATATTCAACAATCTGAAAATAAACAGTGCTTAATAAATGTCATCATTTGTACAAATATCCATACGCCAATACAACATGTTCTGGAAACGACCATATAAGACCTAGGCCCTGTTGCTGGTGACTCCTCAGAGACGTAGATGAAATGTCAGCAGAATCATCCAGGCCGTGActcttgacacaagctgaagtcatcaGAGACAAAGAGCCTCAGCTGAggagatgcctccatgagacccagctgtaaggcattttctcaattagtgatcaaggggggaggacccagcctttgtgggtggtgctgtccctggctGACAGTCCTGGactctataagagagcaggctgggaAGTCAGGCAAAGCCAGTgagtggcctctgcatcagctcctgtctccaggctcctgcccagTTTGAGTTCCTCTCCCAAcatccttcaatgatgaacagcaaCGTGGGAGTATAAGTTGAATAAACAAATCCTTCCCCCACAaaccttttttttggggggaggggtgtcatGGTATTTTGTTGCAGCAGCACATACCCCGACTAAGACACTAGCTAACACCACACACCACGTCATCACAAGTGTCATCTCACATAAAGTCTTACTTTATTCCAACAAGTAGCAGCAGACATTATGGCCGCTCTAGAAAAGAGTAAGAGCAAGTCTGGGCACCTGACCAGGATCACTGGCAGGGAGGCAGGCTCCCGGCAGagcttccagcctccacaggcacttgGGAAAGCTGCCCCACGAGGAAGTTCTGAGAGTTAGAGCAGGAAAAGTGACCAGGCTCGAGTCGGCGCTGACCTGTCTAAGATCGTCAGAACTTCCCAGGTACTCACTCTGTGGCTCATGAACCACAACACCTATCACTTAACACCACGGCCTTAAAACTAAAGCtaaaggagagaaagacagggtTTCCACAAAAGCAATGAGGCACAGGCCAGGACAATGGCAGACACACCTGCCCCAACCCCAGTGGAAGTGTGGAAGTGTGGAAGTGCACCTCAGTGTGAACAGAACAGAGCTAGGAAGGAAGCCAAGCACTCTGGGAAGGCCAAGGAGGCATCGCCTCACCTACTTCACTGAAAAAAGTGGCTCTCAACCCAACCCCTAGCATGGTTACAATTAAACTACTCAAAGTCTAACACAATTATCAGACTGCCAAGCCCAGGGAAGATCAGAGGAAGCAAATCAG
It encodes the following:
- the Camta1 gene encoding calmodulin-binding transcription activator 1 isoform 2 (isoform 2 is encoded by transcript variant 2), with the translated sequence MWRAEGKWLPKTSRKSVSQSVFCGTSTYCVLNTVPPIEDDHGNSNSSHVKIFLPKKLLECLPKCSSLPKERHRWNTNERS